Part of the Tenacibaculum sp. SZ-18 genome, AAATTTCACCAATTGAATTTGTAAATCTAGAAACTATAATCGAAGATGTACAATCTAAATCAAAAATTCCACTATACTTGATTCTTGACCAAGTATCAGATGTAAGGAACTTTGGAGCAATTATTAGGTCTGCTGAATGTACAGGTGTAGATGCGATTATTATCCAAAAGAGTGGTAGTGCTCCGGTTAACGCTGAAACTATAAAAACATCAGCAGGTGCTGCCTTTAGATTACCAATTTGTAAAGTGGACCATATAAAAGATGCTATTTTCCAACTTAAAGCTGCCGATATAAAACTGGTCGCAGCAACAGAAAAAACAGAATATTCCGTATTTGACATAGACTTAAAACAACCATTAGCAATTATTATGGGGTCTGAACATAAAGGTGTTAGTAATTCCATCTTAAAAATGGCTGATTTCAG contains:
- the rlmB gene encoding 23S rRNA (guanosine(2251)-2'-O)-methyltransferase RlmB is translated as MEQSTIIFGIRAIIEAIDSGSTLEKVYLQKGLRGDLFFQLDKILKKNKISTSVVPVEKLNRLSKHNNHQGAVAKISPIEFVNLETIIEDVQSKSKIPLYLILDQVSDVRNFGAIIRSAECTGVDAIIIQKSGSAPVNAETIKTSAGAAFRLPICKVDHIKDAIFQLKAADIKLVAATEKTEYSVFDIDLKQPLAIIMGSEHKGVSNSILKMADFRGKLPLLGEIGSLNVSVACGAFLYETLRQRR